A window of Pseudomonas mucidolens contains these coding sequences:
- the codB gene encoding cytosine permease, protein MTQNEPGNDYPLSEVPMHARKSLGSTAMVLLGFTFFTATMFAGGKLGVAFSFTQMLGVVALGNLLLGIYAAALGYIAFKSGLNSVLMGRFCFGEMGSKLSDLILGFTQIGWYAWGTATAAVVLGKYCELSQTSVLALMVLFGLVFCATAYVGYRGLEILSYIAVPAMGLLLLLSMWVATVKIGGLDGLLAIVPTAQLDLSTAITLVFGTFVSGATQATNWTRFSRSAKVAILASLIGFFIGNGLMVLIGAYGAIVYQQPDVVEVLLLQGFAMAAMAMLLLNIWSTQDNTIYNFAVAGCNLLRTKRRKTVTLVGAVIGTLLALLGMYDMLVPYLILLGTVIPPIGGVIMADFFYRYRGHYPRLADVRLPAFNWPGLIAYAVGTVLAFSSPWVAPLVGIAAASLSYIVLTAVLRVRTPLADVQA, encoded by the coding sequence ATGACGCAGAACGAACCGGGCAACGATTACCCTCTCAGCGAAGTGCCCATGCACGCGCGCAAGAGCCTTGGCTCCACGGCCATGGTGCTGCTGGGCTTCACGTTTTTTACCGCAACCATGTTCGCCGGCGGCAAGTTGGGAGTGGCCTTCAGTTTTACCCAAATGCTCGGTGTCGTGGCCCTGGGTAACCTGCTGTTGGGTATCTACGCCGCAGCCTTGGGTTACATCGCCTTCAAGAGCGGTTTGAACTCGGTGTTGATGGGGCGCTTTTGCTTTGGCGAAATGGGCAGCAAGTTGAGCGACCTGATCCTCGGCTTCACCCAGATCGGCTGGTATGCCTGGGGCACGGCCACCGCCGCCGTGGTGCTGGGCAAATATTGTGAGTTGAGCCAAACCAGCGTGCTGGCATTGATGGTGCTGTTCGGCCTGGTGTTTTGCGCCACCGCCTACGTCGGCTACCGCGGTTTGGAAATCCTTTCATACATCGCAGTGCCGGCCATGGGCCTGTTGCTGTTACTGTCGATGTGGGTTGCCACGGTGAAAATCGGCGGGCTGGATGGGTTGCTGGCGATCGTACCAACGGCCCAGTTGGATCTGTCCACGGCGATTACCCTGGTGTTTGGCACCTTTGTCAGCGGCGCAACCCAGGCCACCAACTGGACGCGATTCTCCCGCTCGGCCAAGGTGGCGATACTGGCCAGCCTGATCGGCTTTTTTATCGGTAACGGCTTGATGGTGCTGATCGGTGCCTATGGCGCCATCGTCTATCAGCAGCCGGATGTGGTGGAAGTGTTGCTGCTGCAAGGGTTTGCCATGGCCGCAATGGCCATGTTGTTGCTCAACATCTGGAGCACCCAGGACAACACCATCTATAACTTCGCCGTCGCCGGCTGCAACCTGCTGCGCACCAAACGCCGCAAAACCGTGACCCTGGTCGGCGCCGTGATCGGCACCCTGCTGGCGTTGCTGGGCATGTACGACATGCTGGTGCCCTACCTGATCCTGCTCGGCACAGTGATTCCGCCGATTGGCGGGGTGATCATGGCCGACTTCTTTTACCGCTATCGCGGTCACTATCCACGGCTGGCCGATGTACGCTTGCCAGCGTTCAACTGGCCGGGGCTGATCGCGTATGCCGTCGGCACGGTACTGGCCTTCAGTTCGCCGTGGGTCGCACCGCTGGTGGGAATCGCCGCGGCGTCGCTCAGCTACATCGTGCTGACCGCGGTCCTGCGCGTGCGCACGCCGCTGGCCGACGTCCAGGCATGA
- the queD gene encoding 6-carboxytetrahydropterin synthase QueD, producing the protein MEIFKEFTFESAHRLPHVPEGHKCGRLHGHSFKVAIHLSGDLDPHTGWIRDFSEIKAIFKPLYERLDHNYLNDIPGLENPTSEVLAKWIWNELKPLLPELSAIRIHETCTSGCIYRGE; encoded by the coding sequence GTGGAAATTTTCAAAGAGTTCACTTTCGAGTCCGCCCACCGCCTGCCACACGTGCCCGAAGGCCACAAATGCGGGCGCCTGCATGGTCACTCATTCAAGGTGGCTATTCACCTGAGCGGCGACCTTGACCCGCACACCGGCTGGATCCGTGACTTCTCGGAGATCAAGGCGATCTTCAAGCCGCTGTATGAACGCCTGGACCACAACTATCTCAATGACATCCCAGGCCTGGAAAATCCCACCAGCGAAGTGCTGGCCAAATGGATCTGGAATGAGTTGAAACCTTTGTTGCCGGAACTCAGTGCGATCCGCATTCATGAAACCTGCACCAGTGGATGTATCTATCGCGGCGAATGA
- a CDS encoding patatin-like phospholipase family protein, whose product MTAIHIKFPALTLKAGQRAFSRIREQALKPADVGILPGAAGGPKALGIQGLDLALFGDWLLREPRERALIGASIGSWRFASACLPDPVQGLLDLGRLYNEQRFAKGVSMAEVSQSCQRMLDDLLAGRDATLLDNPHYRLHIMVVKSHGLLADDHRGRLGLGLSSVIADNLRGRARLSRHFERLIIHDPRQAPPLHPLQDFPSRFLDLQVGNLRQALLASGSIPMVMQGVRDLPGAGVGTFRDGGLLDYHLDLPYHGEDIVLYPHFTDRVIPGWFDKSLPWRRGSQQGLQNVLLLAPSRDYLARLPYGKLPDRSDFKRFIGDDARRNTYWRTAMSESQRLGDEFLELADNGRLGERLVPL is encoded by the coding sequence ATGACTGCCATCCACATCAAGTTCCCAGCGCTGACACTCAAGGCTGGCCAACGCGCTTTTTCACGTATTCGCGAACAGGCTTTGAAACCCGCGGATGTGGGCATTCTGCCGGGGGCCGCCGGCGGTCCGAAAGCCTTGGGTATCCAGGGCCTGGACCTGGCGCTGTTCGGCGACTGGCTGCTGCGCGAACCCCGCGAACGCGCGCTGATCGGTGCGTCCATTGGTTCCTGGCGGTTTGCCAGCGCCTGCCTGCCCGATCCGGTGCAAGGCCTGCTTGACCTGGGCCGGCTGTACAACGAACAGCGTTTTGCCAAAGGCGTGAGCATGGCCGAGGTCAGCCAGAGCTGCCAGCGCATGCTTGATGACCTGCTGGCCGGGCGCGATGCCACGCTGCTGGATAATCCTCACTATCGATTGCACATCATGGTTGTCAAAAGCCACGGTCTGCTGGCCGACGATCACCGTGGACGCCTGGGCCTGGGCTTGTCATCTGTGATTGCCGACAATCTGCGCGGCCGTGCGCGGCTGTCCCGGCATTTTGAACGACTGATCATCCACGACCCGCGGCAGGCACCTCCCCTGCACCCGCTGCAGGATTTTCCATCGCGCTTCCTCGATCTGCAGGTGGGCAATCTGCGCCAGGCATTGTTGGCGTCCGGCTCGATCCCGATGGTCATGCAAGGTGTCCGCGACTTGCCGGGCGCCGGGGTCGGCACGTTCCGCGACGGTGGCCTGCTGGATTATCACCTTGACCTGCCCTACCACGGCGAAGACATCGTGCTGTACCCGCACTTCACTGACCGGGTGATCCCCGGCTGGTTCGACAAGAGCCTGCCGTGGCGACGAGGCAGCCAGCAAGGCTTGCAGAATGTCTTGCTGCTGGCACCCTCGCGGGATTACCTCGCCCGCCTGCCTTACGGCAAACTGCCGGACCGCAGTGACTTCAAGCGCTTCATCGGCGATGACGCGCGCCGCAATACGTACTGGCGAACGGCAATGAGCGAAAGCCAGCGCCTGGGCGATGAGTTCCTCGAACTGGCCGATAACGGCCGTCTCGGCGAGCGCCTGGTTCCCCTCTGA
- a CDS encoding PepSY domain-containing protein yields MKILTAFITTSIIALSSGVAQARDLGPDEALKLRDAGTIQSFEKLNATALAKHPDATVMETELEEEYGKYLYQVEMRDAQGIEWDLELDAVSGQVLKDHQDT; encoded by the coding sequence ATGAAAATCCTCACAGCATTCATCACCACCAGTATTATCGCCCTCTCCAGCGGTGTAGCCCAAGCCCGCGACCTGGGGCCGGACGAAGCGCTGAAACTGCGTGACGCTGGTACTATTCAGTCATTCGAGAAGCTCAATGCCACCGCCCTGGCCAAACACCCCGACGCCACGGTGATGGAAACCGAACTTGAAGAGGAATACGGCAAGTACCTTTACCAGGTCGAAATGCGCGATGCCCAAGGCATTGAGTGGGATCTGGAATTGGACGCTGTCAGCGGTCAAGTCCTCAAGGACCATCAGGATACGTAA
- a CDS encoding PepSY domain-containing protein has translation MKVNLRTSSRLALVLLAFCSMVAARDLNQDEALALRQQGVILALEQLLQQAMSRHPGSRLLEAELETKHGRYVYEVELVTTEGVVREIKLDATTGALLKDEEDD, from the coding sequence ATGAAGGTAAATCTACGCACCAGCAGTCGATTGGCGCTGGTGCTCCTGGCATTTTGCTCGATGGTAGCCGCCCGGGACCTGAATCAGGATGAAGCCCTGGCGCTGCGCCAACAAGGCGTGATCCTGGCCCTTGAGCAACTGTTGCAGCAGGCCATGTCGCGTCATCCCGGGTCCAGGTTGCTGGAGGCGGAACTGGAAACCAAACACGGGCGTTACGTCTATGAAGTGGAGTTGGTGACCACCGAGGGTGTCGTGCGGGAAATCAAACTGGATGCGACCACCGGGGCGCTGCTTAAAGATGAGGAAGATGACTGA
- a CDS encoding response regulator transcription factor: protein MRLLLVEDHVPLADELMAGLNRQGYAVDWLADGRDAVYQGRSEPYDLIILDLGLPGLPGLEVLSQWRAAALTTPVLILTARDSWSERIEGLKAGADDYLSKPFHPEELHLRIQALLRRSHGQANQPTLQAAGLHLDEGRQCVMREGDEVQLTAAEFRLLRYFMLHPEQILSKSHLAEHLYDGETERDSNVLEVHVNHLRRKLGRSVIETRRGQGYRFGANPT from the coding sequence ATGCGCCTGCTTCTGGTGGAAGACCACGTCCCGCTGGCCGATGAGTTGATGGCCGGGCTCAATCGTCAAGGGTACGCCGTCGATTGGCTGGCGGATGGACGTGATGCGGTCTATCAGGGTCGCAGCGAACCGTATGACCTGATCATCCTCGACCTGGGGCTGCCCGGTTTGCCGGGGCTTGAGGTGTTGAGCCAGTGGCGTGCCGCCGCGCTGACCACCCCGGTGCTGATCCTGACGGCCCGTGACTCCTGGTCCGAGCGCATTGAAGGGCTCAAGGCCGGGGCAGATGATTACCTGAGCAAACCGTTTCACCCTGAAGAATTACACCTGCGTATCCAGGCCTTGTTGCGCCGCTCCCATGGTCAGGCCAACCAGCCGACCTTGCAGGCCGCCGGTTTGCATCTGGATGAAGGCCGGCAGTGCGTCATGCGTGAAGGTGACGAGGTGCAACTGACGGCCGCCGAGTTTCGACTGCTGCGCTATTTCATGCTGCACCCCGAACAGATCCTTTCGAAAAGCCACCTGGCCGAGCATTTGTACGATGGCGAGACCGAGCGCGATTCCAACGTATTGGAGGTCCACGTCAATCATCTGCGCCGCAAGCTCGGGCGCAGCGTGATTGAAACCCGGCGTGGCCAGGGTTATCGCTTCGGCGCCAATCCGACGTGA
- a CDS encoding sensor histidine kinase, producing the protein MRSIQRRLSLGLISVMLIVGLVLAQTSLWLFEMGLQRYLESGLRNDSENLLVALVRGPNGLQLDEQRLSSAYQRPFSGHYFRIDFSDTHWRSRSLWDQELPRLPHAGLKGNLQLGPEGQQLLVLRSDYKRFGQSISISVAQDYTPVRESFRLMRQIGLVLGLSALLLILILQRITVRRALRPLETAREQIAQLQQGQRSQLDNQVPVELEPLVAQINHLLAHTEDSLKRSRNALGNLGHALKTPLAVLLSVASSEQLKEHPQLARLLREQLTQVQQRLNRELNRARLAGETLPGALFDCDAELPGLLATLNMIHGEHLDLSYHVSPGLQLPWDREDLLELLGNLLDNACKWADAEVSVSIQPTPQHFQLVVEDDGPGIPETQRDQVFSRGTRLDEQTDGHGLGLGIVRDIVDVWGGTLQLRESALGGLKVLIELPRRQA; encoded by the coding sequence GTGAGGTCTATCCAGCGGCGGCTGAGCCTGGGCTTGATCAGCGTCATGCTGATCGTTGGCCTGGTGCTGGCGCAGACCAGTCTCTGGTTGTTCGAAATGGGCCTGCAACGCTATCTGGAGTCCGGCTTGCGCAACGACAGCGAGAACCTGCTGGTTGCGCTGGTGCGTGGCCCCAATGGTTTGCAGTTGGACGAGCAGCGCTTGTCCTCGGCCTATCAGCGGCCGTTCTCCGGGCATTATTTTCGGATCGACTTCAGCGACACGCACTGGCGCTCCCGTTCGCTGTGGGATCAGGAACTGCCACGCCTGCCCCATGCGGGCTTGAAGGGGAACCTGCAATTGGGGCCTGAAGGCCAGCAACTGCTGGTATTACGTTCGGACTACAAGCGTTTTGGCCAGTCGATTTCCATCAGCGTGGCCCAGGATTACACACCCGTCAGGGAGAGTTTTCGCTTGATGCGACAAATCGGCCTGGTCCTCGGCCTGTCCGCCTTGTTGCTGATTCTGATCCTGCAACGAATCACCGTGCGTCGGGCCCTGCGCCCACTGGAAACCGCCCGCGAACAGATCGCGCAACTGCAACAAGGCCAGCGCTCGCAACTGGATAACCAGGTGCCGGTGGAACTGGAACCGCTGGTGGCGCAGATCAACCACTTGCTGGCCCATACCGAAGACAGCCTCAAGCGCTCGCGCAATGCACTGGGCAATCTTGGCCACGCCTTGAAAACGCCGCTGGCGGTGCTGCTGAGCGTGGCGTCCAGCGAGCAGCTCAAGGAGCATCCGCAATTGGCCAGGTTGTTGCGTGAGCAGTTGACGCAGGTCCAGCAGCGTCTCAACCGTGAACTCAATCGCGCCCGCCTGGCCGGCGAGACCTTGCCGGGCGCCTTGTTCGACTGTGATGCTGAATTGCCAGGTTTGCTGGCGACCCTGAACATGATTCACGGCGAGCATCTGGACTTGAGTTACCACGTGAGCCCGGGCCTGCAATTGCCCTGGGACCGCGAGGATCTGCTGGAACTGCTCGGCAATCTGCTGGACAACGCCTGCAAATGGGCGGATGCCGAAGTGAGTGTGAGCATTCAGCCAACGCCGCAGCACTTTCAACTGGTTGTGGAGGACGACGGGCCGGGAATCCCCGAGACCCAGCGCGATCAGGTATTCAGTCGCGGCACCCGGCTGGATGAACAGACCGACGGCCATGGCCTGGGGCTGGGGATTGTGCGAGATATTGTCGACGTGTGGGGCGGGACGTTGCAATTGCGCGAAAGCGCGCTGGGCGGGCTCAAGGTGCTGATCGAGTTGCCCCGACGCCAAGCCTGA
- a CDS encoding methyl-accepting chemotaxis protein: MEQQYRQVDQVATASHEMSATAQDVARSAAQAAQAARDADQATREGLTVIDRTTTSIGHLASDMSTAMTQVEGLAANSEKIGSVLEVIRAIAEQTNLLALNAAIEAARAGEAGRGFAVVADEVRNLARRTQESVEETRQVIEQLQAGTQEVVGAMSNSHRQAQGSVEQVGQAVTALRQIGAAVTVISDMNLQIASAAEEQSAVAEEINNNVATIRDVTESLSGQANESARVSQSLNSLANQQQGLMDQFKV; this comes from the coding sequence ATGGAGCAGCAATACCGCCAGGTGGATCAAGTGGCCACCGCTTCCCACGAGATGAGCGCCACCGCCCAGGATGTGGCCCGCAGTGCAGCCCAGGCGGCCCAGGCCGCCCGCGATGCCGATCAGGCGACCCGCGAGGGACTGACAGTGATCGACCGCACCACCACCAGCATCGGTCACTTGGCGTCTGACATGAGCACGGCGATGACTCAGGTCGAAGGCCTGGCGGCCAACAGTGAGAAGATCGGTTCAGTCCTGGAAGTGATTCGCGCGATTGCCGAACAGACCAACTTGCTCGCCCTCAATGCCGCGATTGAAGCGGCCCGCGCCGGTGAGGCCGGTCGTGGTTTCGCGGTGGTGGCTGACGAGGTGCGCAACCTGGCACGTCGCACCCAGGAGTCGGTGGAAGAAACCCGTCAGGTCATCGAACAGTTGCAAGCCGGCACCCAGGAAGTCGTGGGTGCCATGAGCAACAGCCATCGCCAGGCGCAGGGCAGTGTCGAGCAGGTGGGTCAGGCCGTGACCGCGCTACGCCAGATCGGTGCAGCGGTGACGGTGATCAGCGACATGAACCTGCAGATCGCCAGCGCCGCCGAGGAACAAAGCGCCGTGGCTGAAGAGATCAACAATAACGTGGCGACCATCCGTGACGTCACCGAGTCGCTGTCTGGCCAAGCCAATGAGTCGGCGCGGGTCAGCCAGTCACTCAACAGCCTGGCCAACCAGCAGCAAGGGTTGATGGACCAGTTCAAGGTTTGA
- a CDS encoding Na+/H+ antiporter family protein: MNAVIVAVGTMLVLSLSRVHVVIAIIVGALVGGLTGGLGIDATLKAFNSGLGGGATVALSYALLGAFAVAIAKSGLAHALADKALLLVDRQESAGGGHIKWLLIGLLGTVAIASQNILPIHIAFIPLLVPPLLYVLTKLQLDRRLIACVMTFGLITPYMFLPVGFGNIFLNQILLANVAKGGVDISQVNVTHAMGIPALGMVFGLLVAVFFSYRKKRVYDLKKIERVEQVAVRYNPLTLLVAGVAIAAAFIIQLWLDSMIIGALAGFLIFSVSGIVRWRDTDDLFTEGMKMMAMIGFIMIAASGFAEVLKATGQVQTLVQASAALIGHSRGVGALLMLLVGLLVTMGIGSSFSTVPILAAIFVPLCLQLGFSPLAIVCIVGTAGALGDAGSPASDSTLGPTSGLNIDGQHHHIWDTVVPTFLHYNLPLLVFGWFAAMVL, encoded by the coding sequence ATTAACGCAGTAATCGTCGCGGTCGGTACCATGCTGGTGCTCAGCCTGTCCCGCGTGCATGTGGTCATCGCGATCATCGTCGGCGCCCTGGTGGGGGGCTTGACCGGTGGCCTTGGCATTGACGCGACGCTCAAGGCGTTTAACAGCGGCTTGGGAGGTGGGGCCACAGTGGCGCTGTCTTACGCATTGCTGGGTGCTTTCGCTGTGGCGATCGCCAAGTCCGGGTTGGCGCATGCGTTGGCCGACAAGGCCTTGCTGCTGGTGGATCGCCAGGAGTCGGCGGGTGGCGGTCATATCAAATGGCTATTGATCGGCCTGCTGGGAACGGTGGCGATTGCCTCGCAGAACATCCTGCCGATCCATATCGCCTTTATCCCGCTGCTGGTGCCGCCACTGTTGTATGTACTCACCAAGTTGCAGCTGGACCGCCGCCTGATTGCCTGCGTGATGACGTTCGGCCTGATCACGCCCTACATGTTCCTGCCGGTCGGGTTCGGCAATATCTTCCTCAATCAGATCCTGCTGGCCAACGTCGCCAAAGGCGGCGTGGACATCAGCCAGGTCAACGTGACCCACGCCATGGGCATTCCGGCATTGGGCATGGTCTTTGGCTTGTTGGTGGCGGTGTTTTTCAGCTACCGCAAGAAGCGCGTCTATGACCTGAAGAAAATCGAACGGGTCGAACAGGTCGCGGTGCGCTACAACCCGCTGACGCTGCTGGTCGCCGGGGTGGCGATCGCTGCGGCGTTCATCATCCAGTTATGGCTGGACTCGATGATCATCGGCGCCCTGGCCGGCTTCCTGATCTTCTCGGTGTCGGGCATCGTGCGCTGGCGTGATACTGACGACTTGTTCACCGAAGGCATGAAGATGATGGCGATGATCGGCTTCATCATGATTGCCGCCTCAGGTTTTGCCGAAGTGCTCAAAGCTACCGGCCAGGTACAGACGCTGGTGCAGGCCTCTGCTGCCCTGATCGGCCACAGCCGTGGCGTGGGTGCGCTGCTGATGTTGCTGGTGGGCCTGTTGGTGACCATGGGCATTGGTTCGTCGTTCTCCACGGTGCCGATCCTTGCCGCGATTTTCGTACCCTTGTGCCTGCAGCTCGGTTTCAGCCCGCTGGCCATCGTGTGTATCGTCGGCACCGCGGGCGCCTTGGGGGATGCCGGGTCTCCAGCGTCGGATTCCACGCTGGGCCCGACCTCGGGTTTGAATATCGATGGTCAGCATCACCATATCTGGGACACCGTGGTCCCGACGTTCCTGCATTACAACCTGCCGTTGCTGGTGTTCGGCTGGTTTGCCGCGATGGTCCTGTAA
- a CDS encoding methyl-accepting chemotaxis protein: MRLSLKAKVLSLAVLPVLLFAVVISLTTVWILKEQARTEVEETRERLLNDAKSTLKSYVEVAMTTIKPLYDAAAPGDTAARAQVVKLLSNTSYGKDGYFFGYDSETIRLFKGNSPDGLGKSFKDNRDPNGVYVNVGLVKVAKDGTHYLQYSSTLPGQTELVPKLGYTEYLPKWDMVIGTSVNLDGIEALVAEVQAKVNDRMEGVLLSIVGIALVLLVVIAAVGMLLANTILRPLHLMKTNLDDIAAGEGDLTRRLAITSQDELGELAGSFNRFVDKIHGLVRQITEMTSQLTGLVGQVSEQAQRSEQAMERQRHETDQVATAINEMSSAAHEVARSAQGAAVAAQQTDVEGQTAKRVVDGSIAQIHALVNDIRSSGVSLDSLQQDVSSIVSVLGVIRSIAEQTNLLALNAAIEAARAGEAGRGFAVVADEVRALASRTQQSTQEIQGMIDRLQKGTEAAVESMHRSSDAGDGTSAKANEAGASLDTMAQLIGTINSMNAQIASAAEEQTAVAEEINRSVHQIAVAVDSMADETQQGAQTSRSLADLGQRLGQLVGQFKI; the protein is encoded by the coding sequence ATGCGTCTTAGTCTGAAGGCCAAAGTACTGTCCCTTGCCGTGCTGCCTGTGCTGTTGTTTGCCGTGGTCATCAGCCTGACCACGGTGTGGATACTCAAGGAGCAGGCCAGGACCGAGGTCGAAGAAACCCGTGAACGCCTGCTCAACGATGCCAAGAGCACCCTGAAAAGCTATGTAGAAGTGGCCATGACTACGATCAAGCCGCTTTACGACGCCGCCGCGCCAGGTGATACGGCGGCGCGGGCGCAGGTGGTCAAGTTGCTGTCCAACACCTCCTACGGCAAGGACGGTTATTTCTTCGGCTACGATTCCGAGACCATTCGCCTGTTCAAGGGCAACAGCCCGGATGGCTTAGGCAAGAGCTTCAAGGACAATCGTGATCCCAACGGTGTCTACGTCAACGTCGGCCTGGTGAAAGTCGCCAAGGACGGCACTCACTACTTGCAATACAGTTCGACGCTGCCAGGGCAAACGGAACTGGTGCCCAAGCTTGGTTATACCGAATACCTGCCCAAGTGGGACATGGTGATTGGTACGTCGGTCAACCTGGACGGCATCGAAGCGCTGGTGGCCGAGGTGCAAGCCAAAGTCAACGACCGCATGGAAGGGGTGTTGCTGAGCATCGTCGGCATCGCGCTGGTGCTGTTGGTGGTGATTGCTGCTGTCGGTATGCTGCTGGCCAATACCATTTTGCGGCCGCTGCACTTGATGAAAACCAATCTCGACGACATCGCCGCCGGCGAAGGCGACTTGACCCGCCGCCTGGCAATCACTAGCCAGGACGAACTGGGCGAGCTGGCGGGCTCGTTCAACCGTTTTGTCGACAAGATTCACGGCCTGGTGCGCCAGATTACCGAAATGACCTCGCAACTCACGGGGCTGGTGGGCCAGGTTTCCGAACAGGCCCAGCGCTCGGAACAGGCCATGGAGCGCCAGCGTCACGAGACCGATCAAGTGGCGACGGCAATCAACGAAATGTCTTCCGCGGCCCATGAAGTTGCGCGCAGTGCCCAGGGCGCGGCGGTGGCGGCGCAGCAGACCGATGTCGAGGGCCAGACCGCCAAGCGCGTGGTGGATGGCAGCATTGCGCAGATTCACGCGCTGGTGAACGACATTCGCAGCAGCGGTGTGTCGCTGGACAGCCTGCAGCAGGACGTTTCCTCGATTGTCAGCGTGCTTGGGGTGATTCGCTCGATTGCCGAGCAAACCAATCTGCTGGCCCTCAACGCAGCCATTGAAGCGGCGCGTGCGGGTGAAGCCGGGCGCGGGTTTGCGGTGGTGGCCGATGAAGTGCGCGCGCTGGCCAGCCGTACCCAGCAAAGCACCCAGGAAATCCAGGGCATGATCGACCGCCTGCAAAAAGGCACCGAGGCGGCCGTGGAGTCCATGCACCGTTCCAGCGATGCCGGTGACGGCACCTCAGCCAAAGCCAACGAAGCCGGGGCGTCCCTCGACACCATGGCGCAGTTGATCGGCACCATCAACTCGATGAACGCGCAGATTGCCAGCGCCGCCGAGGAACAAACTGCGGTGGCCGAAGAGATCAACCGCAGCGTGCATCAGATTGCCGTCGCGGTGGATAGCATGGCGGACGAGACCCAGCAGGGTGCGCAGACGTCTCGCAGCCTGGCGGATCTGGGGCAGCGGTTGGGGCAGTTGGTGGGGCAGTTCAAGATCTGA
- the yegQ gene encoding tRNA 5-hydroxyuridine modification protein YegQ — translation MLPVLAPELLAPAGTLKNMRYAFAYGADAVYAGQPRYSLRVRNNEFDHANLALGIDEAHAQGKRFYVVVNIAPHNAKLKTFLKDLEPVIAMGPDALIMSDPGLIMLVRRHFPQMPIHLSVQANTVNWASVEFWQQQGVCRIILSRELSLEEIAEIRQQVPAMELEVFVHGALCMAYSGRCLLSGYMNKRDANQGSCTNACRWKYQATPAVENAAGDIVQHYPAEPTLGLGAPTEQVFLLREANRPDEQMPAFEDEHGTYIMNAKDLRAVQHVERLTRIGVYSLKIEGRTKSHFYVARTTQVYRRAIDDAVAGRAFDRSLMTDLESLAQRGYTEGFLRRHVHDEYQNYQNGSSVSERQQFVGELTGERRGELAEVKVKNRFAVGNHLELMTPAGNFHFDLGRMCNAKGEAIDVAPGDGHTVYVPVPLEMEVRFGLLMRDV, via the coding sequence ATGTTGCCTGTCCTCGCCCCTGAACTGCTCGCCCCCGCCGGCACCCTGAAAAACATGCGCTACGCCTTCGCCTACGGCGCCGATGCGGTCTACGCCGGCCAGCCGCGCTACAGCTTGCGCGTGCGCAACAACGAGTTTGACCACGCCAACCTGGCCTTGGGCATCGACGAAGCCCACGCCCAAGGCAAACGCTTCTATGTGGTGGTCAATATCGCGCCGCACAACGCCAAGCTGAAAACCTTCCTCAAGGACCTGGAGCCCGTCATCGCAATGGGCCCGGACGCGCTGATCATGTCCGACCCGGGCTTGATCATGCTGGTGCGCCGGCACTTCCCGCAGATGCCCATTCACCTGTCGGTGCAGGCCAACACGGTGAACTGGGCCAGCGTCGAGTTCTGGCAGCAGCAAGGCGTCTGCCGGATCATCCTGTCCCGGGAGCTGTCCCTCGAAGAAATCGCCGAGATCCGTCAACAGGTGCCCGCCATGGAGCTGGAAGTGTTTGTCCACGGTGCCTTGTGCATGGCCTACTCTGGCCGCTGCCTGCTCTCGGGCTATATGAACAAACGCGATGCCAATCAAGGCAGCTGTACCAATGCCTGCCGCTGGAAGTACCAGGCCACGCCTGCCGTGGAGAACGCCGCGGGCGATATCGTCCAGCACTACCCAGCCGAACCGACGCTGGGTCTGGGCGCTCCCACCGAGCAGGTGTTTCTGCTGCGCGAGGCCAACCGCCCGGACGAACAAATGCCAGCCTTCGAGGACGAACACGGCACCTACATCATGAACGCCAAGGACCTGCGAGCGGTGCAACATGTCGAGCGCCTGACTCGCATTGGCGTGTATTCGCTGAAGATTGAAGGCCGCACCAAATCACACTTCTATGTCGCACGGACCACCCAGGTGTACCGCAGGGCGATTGATGATGCAGTCGCGGGTCGCGCATTCGATCGCAGCCTGATGACTGATCTGGAATCCCTGGCCCAGCGTGGCTACACCGAAGGTTTCCTGCGCCGTCATGTACACGACGAGTACCAGAATTACCAGAACGGCAGCTCAGTCTCGGAGCGCCAGCAGTTTGTCGGTGAGTTGACCGGCGAACGGCGTGGCGAGTTGGCCGAGGTCAAGGTGAAGAACCGCTTTGCCGTGGGCAATCACCTGGAGTTGATGACGCCGGCGGGAAATTTTCATTTTGATCTGGGAAGGATGTGCAACGCCAAGGGCGAAGCCATCGACGTGGCACCGGGGGACGGGCACACGGTATATGTGCCGGTTCCACTGGAGATGGAGGTGCGGTTCGGGTTGTTGATGCGCGATGTTTAG